The genomic DNA GAATTTATCTCCAAATCTTGCTACAAAATCGACCTCCCTCTTTTTTTCGCTTTCCCAGTAGAAGAGCCTATTCGTATAGTCGAATTGTGCCTTGGGCCCCATATCGTAAAGGAGCCTTATCAGGTGATTACAGACCACGGCCTCCATCAGTTTACTCCTCTCCTCGGGATCTTTCAGGAGCTCTAGGGCCTCGCTGAAGGGCTGCCCGCCGCTTAGGGCCCACCACCTCAGGGAGTGGAAGATGAAGGGGTCGCCGAGGTAGATCTTCTTCGCCTTTCTATGGTATGGTACTCCTCTATCCCTGTTGAGATGGTATATGTAGTTGACGGCGAAGCTGTTCTTGAGGATATCTACGTACCAACGGGCTGTGTCGTGGGTGGAGATCTCCGTCTCGTCCTTTAGGGTGTTCCAGCTCACCTGTGAGGACATGGTCTGGAGTATCCGCTGTAGGATCTGCCTCAGATAGATCTCGTTTCCACCCCAGCGGGCTGTATCCCTCAATATAAGATTCACATAGTCACTGTAAACTATCTCCGGGATGGTGCCCCGAGAGACATAGCTGTTTATGGCGCGGGGTATTCCACCCGTTATTAGATAGTCGTCCAGGAGACCGTCTAGATCTCTCTGGTATAGCTTGAGTTCGCTAAGGGATTCGGGTATCTCGCCATCGGCGAGCTGAAGCAGGGAGTCCAACCTCCACCTCTCTGAAGAGTGATCGAGCTCCCGTAGAGCTTTCAGGATCTCCTCATTCAGTGTCTCTACGTATTCCGAGAAGCTGGCTCCGAGGAATATCTTGTCGGGGGATTCTTCCCCAAGCCTCTCCACCTCGCCTCTCCTCCCCGCTAGGCTTTCAGTAGCCTTTACGAGGTCGAGGCTGTGCGACCCCGTGAGCACGACGAGGCAGTTCC from Candidatus Bathyarchaeota archaeon includes the following:
- a CDS encoding ATP-binding protein; translated protein: MLSISELGEQNPWWRGRALIDEDPLIEAWEASSFRWWPRIADAFQWEARVIYSLRGPRQVGKTTLLKLKIRELLEGGVEARRIFYWACDQVESFERLSMIIDAYLDWARRFTNEMLYLFLDEVSAVKDWQRCIKYFYDMGKLRNCLVVLTGSHSLDLVKATESLAGRRGEVERLGEESPDKIFLGASFSEYVETLNEEILKALRELDHSSERWRLDSLLQLADGEIPESLSELKLYQRDLDGLLDDYLITGGIPRAINSYVSRGTIPEIVYSDYVNLILRDTARWGGNEIYLRQILQRILQTMSSQVSWNTLKDETEISTHDTARWYVDILKNSFAVNYIYHLNRDRGVPYHRKAKKIYLGDPFIFHSLRWWALSGGQPFSEALELLKDPEERSKLMEAVVCNHLIRLLYDMGPKAQFDYTNRLFYWESEKKREVDFVARFGDKFLPIKIKYQKRLQRSDIYSVIDFEKGWKSTKGIIITKETWAKNRTHVEIPASIFLLLA